In Helianthus annuus cultivar XRQ/B chromosome 8, HanXRQr2.0-SUNRISE, whole genome shotgun sequence, a single genomic region encodes these proteins:
- the LOC110921540 gene encoding patellin-3 isoform X2, with translation MQEVFINVPWWYLAFYLMMSPFMTQRTKSKFVFASPTKTAETLFKYVGPEHVPIQYDGMSVDYCDCNPEFTIDDPAAVVNVKPATKQPVEIIVNEKCTIVWDLRVVGWEVSYNVEYVLNDETNYTINIQNPKKMTAIDEPVISQEF, from the exons ATGCAAGAG GTTTTCATTAACGTTCCATGGTGGTATTTAGCTTTTTATTTGATGATGAGTCCGTTCATGACTCAAAGGACTAAGAGCAAGTTTGTGTTTGCCAGCCCAACAAAAACCGCTGAAACCCTTTTCAA ATATGTGGGTCCAGAGCATGTTCCGATTCAGTACGACGGGATGAGTGTAGATTATTGTGATTGCAATCCAGAATTTACGATTGATGATCCAGCTGCGGTTGTTAATGTTAAACCGGCAACCAAACAACCCGTGGAGATTATCGTAAATGAG AAATGCACGATCGTGTGGGATCTAAGAGTAGTGGGGTGGGAAGTGAGCTACAATGTGGAATATGTGTTGAATGATGAAACTAATTACACCATTAACATACAAAATCCGAAAAAGATGACAGCAATCGATGAACCGGTTATAAGTCAAGAGTTTTAA
- the LOC110921540 gene encoding patellin-3 isoform X1, whose translation MQEVFINVPWWYLAFYLMMSPFMTQRTKSKFVFASPTKTAETLFKLFSHRYVGPEHVPIQYDGMSVDYCDCNPEFTIDDPAAVVNVKPATKQPVEIIVNEKCTIVWDLRVVGWEVSYNVEYVLNDETNYTINIQNPKKMTAIDEPVISQEF comes from the exons ATGCAAGAG GTTTTCATTAACGTTCCATGGTGGTATTTAGCTTTTTATTTGATGATGAGTCCGTTCATGACTCAAAGGACTAAGAGCAAGTTTGTGTTTGCCAGCCCAACAAAAACCGCTGAAACCCTTTTCAA ACTTTTTTCTCATAGATATGTGGGTCCAGAGCATGTTCCGATTCAGTACGACGGGATGAGTGTAGATTATTGTGATTGCAATCCAGAATTTACGATTGATGATCCAGCTGCGGTTGTTAATGTTAAACCGGCAACCAAACAACCCGTGGAGATTATCGTAAATGAG AAATGCACGATCGTGTGGGATCTAAGAGTAGTGGGGTGGGAAGTGAGCTACAATGTGGAATATGTGTTGAATGATGAAACTAATTACACCATTAACATACAAAATCCGAAAAAGATGACAGCAATCGATGAACCGGTTATAAGTCAAGAGTTTTAA